Genomic window (Deltaproteobacteria bacterium):
GGTTCGTTTACAGCCCACCACCATGCGTGCGTATCAAGCACCAACATACTCAGTCCAGCTCCCATACATCTTCAAGAGGTTCAGTCAAGTCCCCTACTGTCTCCCCCTGACCAAGGAGCGAACCGATTAGAGGGTCTGCTTTAGGAACTTCTTCATAGCTGACGAGTCTTGCAATCGGTTTCCCTCTCTTGGTGATAACTACCTCCTTGCGAGTCTGATGGACAGCATCCAGGATCTTGAAACAATTCTTGCGGAATTCCGCAGCTGTTATCTCCATTTTATAAATGACCCCCTTTACCTCCAACGAACCTGTATGTACATTTTAAAGTGTACACTTATTTTGGGCAAGAAAAAAATGCT
Coding sequences:
- a CDS encoding type II toxin-antitoxin system Phd/YefM family antitoxin, with amino-acid sequence MEITAAEFRKNCFKILDAVHQTRKEVVITKRGKPIARLVSYEEVPKADPLIGSLLGQGETVGDLTEPLEDVWELD